A window of Candidatus Gracilibacteria bacterium genomic DNA:
CAAGTCTTCCTGAAAATGTTGAACTTTTTAATAAAATTCAATACTTTATACTCCTCCTCGTTCTCGTAGTATCACTCATTTGAAGAAAATACTTCTACATTGGACTTAGTAAAAAAGAATCTGACGTAGTGGTCGTTCAGGCAAAAGTTAAAAAAACAAAAGATTCTTCATCAGTTTTAGATGAAGACGAAGATGAAGATATAAAAATATATGTAGATAAAGAGATTAAATAATCTCAGGATTTCTTCAAATCCTCAAGTAAAAGAAAAATTTCTTTTGTTTGAACGTTTGAACAAAGCAATGTACATACGAATTCCCAAGTTCGTATCAGTAATTCTGGAGAAACTACCAATCATTGTAGCCAGAATACTACATAACATTCTTCCGAAAAAAACAAGATAAAATTTTTAGAATCTAAACAAAAATATTCATTATGAATACAGGTGTAATTACAAAAATAATCGGAGTCGTAATCGATGTTAAATTTGACTGAGGATTTGTTCCAGCAATTTACGATGCTCTTGAAGTGAAGGGACATAGCTCAAGACTCGTTCTAGAAGTACAACAACAACTTGGTGACGGTGTTGTGCGAACTATCTCTATGGGTTCAGTTGAAGGACTCCAAAGAGGACTTGAAGTCGAAGCAACTGGGAGAGCTATAACAGTTCCAGTTGGAGAACAAGTTCTTTGAAGAATGTTTAATGTACTGGGTGATCCTATCGATCATATGGAAGCTCCTAAAACAGAGTTTACAGATCCAATTCACAGATCAGCTCCAAAGTTTGCTGACCTTTCAAATCAAGCTGAGGTGTTTGAAACTGGAATCAAGGTTATTGACCTTATTGCTCCTATGCTTAAATGAGGAAAGGTAGGACTCTTTGGAGGTGCATGAGTAGGGAAAACAGTTATTATCCAAGAGCTTATCAATAATATCGCTCAAGGTCATGGAGGGTACTCAGTATTTGCCTGAGTAGGGGAACGAACTCGAGAATGAAATGACTTATACCATGAAATGAAAGAAGCAGGAGTACTTGCAAAAACTGCGATGGTATTTGGTCAAATGAACGAAGCTCCAGGACCAAGAGCAAGAGTAGCTCTTACAGGTCTTACTATGGCTGAGCATTTCAGAGATAGAGAAAAAAAGGATGTTCTATTTTTCGTAGATAATATATTCAGATTTACGCAAGCAGGTTCAGAAATTTCAGCACTTCTCGGTCGAATACCTTCAGCAGTAGGGTATCAACCAACTCTTGCTACAGATATGGGAGCGCTTCAAGAAAGAATTACATCAACAAAAGATGGTTCTATTACTTCAGTTCAAGCAGTATATGTTCCAGCTGATGATCTCACAGATCCAGCTCCTGCTACTACATTTTCGCATTTAGATTCTACTGTTGTACTCAATCGTTCTATTGCTGAACTTGGTATCTACCCAGCCGTTGATCCACTTGATAGTACTTCTACAGTACTTGATCCAAATGTTGTAGGTCAAGAACATTACGATGTTGCTCGAAATGTACAAAAAATACTTCAAAAATATAAAGAACTTCAAGATATTATTGCCATTCTTGGTATGGATGAACTCTCTGAAGAAGATAAAAGAACAGTTTGAAGAGCAAGAAGAATTCAAAAATTTCTTTCTCAACCATTTTTCGTAGCTGAACAATTTACTGGAACTCCAGGAGTATATGCTAAACTCTCTGATACTATTACAGGGTTTAAGAAAATTATAGATGGTGAAATGGATCACATACCAGAAAGTTTCTTTATGTATAAAGAATCAAGTGATGCAGTTATGAACGCATTTGAAGCAAGTAAAAAATAATTCATACCCAAATCAAACTTATGAAATTAAAAGTCCTTTCATTTTCTGGAGAGAGTTTCTCACATGATACTGTACTTTCTGTCACAATTATGACGAAATCTTGAGAGATAACAGTTCTTAATAGACATAGTCCTATGATAGCATCTATAGAACCATGTGTCTTATATACAGTTTTTAAAGATGAAAACGGTATGAGTCAACGAGAAGACTTTGCTGTAGGTTCTGGAGTAATCGAGGTTCACAATTCAAGTGTGAAAATCATGGCAGATATGCTCATTGATGTTGAAGAAGTAGATCTTGATCAAGCTGAAATTGCAAAACAAAGAGCTATCGAACTGATGGAAAAATATAAACATTCAAAAGATCAAGTTGATATGGAGAAATTTATCGAAGCAGAAGATATGCTCCTTAAATCTATCGCTCAATTGAAATTATACGATTTAAAACGTTAATATTATTTAGTCAATCTCATCCACTTGCAAGAAGCTTCTTAATCCTTATAAATATACATATTATTTATAAGGATTTTTTATGTTTAAACTTACAAAGCAAGCCTTTACACTCGTAGAATTAATTGTCGTGATAACGATTCTTGCGATTCTTGGAACCATAGGTTTCATATCTCTGCAATGATACTCTCTGAGCGCTCGAGAATCTACTCGTATAAGTGATCTGGCTACTATTCAACGGGCATTAGAATTTTTTCAAACAACAGAATGATATTACCCTGAACCTACAGATTTTATTGAAGTCACATATTCATGATCACTTGCATGGAAACAATGAATATTTTGAGACGATACGAGAAATACAGTTCAAAGGATTTCAGAAACTCCAACAGATCCTCTTCTTAATTCTCCTTATGCCTATTCAACAACTAATACGCGTCAAGAATACGAACTCTGAGCTATTAGTGAGAGTCCATTCTCTGCCTATAATATTGGAATTAATAAAGCGAATGCTGCAAACACTTTTTTTGTAAATGTTGTATGAAATTATAATAGAGAAATTGTAGCTGTGGAACAATCAGAATTTGTCTATATATTGTGAGTTCCTACTATTATAACGAGTGAAATAAATGATGTCACAATAGAGCAAATATACACCAATCAAAGTTTTTCAATCAAAAATTCTAAAAGTCTCCCTTGAAATTTTGAAAATATACTTCCAGAAGGCCAAACTCTCAAAGATGGAAATAGCTTCACTCCTTGAGTTGTTGTAGGGACGACCGCACCATTACTGTTTGGTGGACCACTTCAGGCACTTTCAAATTCAAATACGAAACAAATTTTATGAGAAAATATCGTTTCGTATTATACAAACTCTAATATAGGACAACAACGTACGTATGATTCTATTAGAAATACTATAGCATGAAAAGAAGTGCAGCTTGTAGAAAGAATCTTACTTCATAACAAATCAGGAATAGATACTCAGTGACTTATTGCTAACTCAGCTACTCCTTCAGAGACTGTAAGCCCTCCAGTAGTAGATACAGAATGTTTTAACCCAAGTAATATCTGAATCGTTGGTACATGGGACGGATGTAATGGACTTTTAATTGTAGATAGATCATTACTCAATCAAGTTGTAGCCTATGATACAAACAATACGAATCCAGCAGTCGTAGTGTGAGGTACAACTTTTCGAACTTTTCTTCCAAACTGAGTCTTTACTGGTCAAATTACAGATTTTTCAAAAGTGTTTCAATCAAATCTTACTTTTAATAATGATATTTCGTATTGGAATACCTCAAGTTGAGTAAATTTTGAATTTATGTTTGATGGTGCTAAAGCCTTTAATCAAAATATTTGAAGTTGGAAAATGAATAATGCTACTTCTCTCCTAGCTATGTTTCGAGGTGCAAGTGTATTTAACCAAAATTTAAATTCTTGGAATATTTCCAATGTATATAGAATTTGAAGTATGTTTGCTGGAGCTTCAGTATTTAATGAACCACTTAATAACTGGGACACTGTATC
This region includes:
- the atpD gene encoding F0F1 ATP synthase subunit beta translates to MNTGVITKIIGVVIDVKFDGGFVPAIYDALEVKGHSSRLVLEVQQQLGDGVVRTISMGSVEGLQRGLEVEATGRAITVPVGEQVLGRMFNVLGDPIDHMEAPKTEFTDPIHRSAPKFADLSNQAEVFETGIKVIDLIAPMLKGGKVGLFGGAGVGKTVIIQELINNIAQGHGGYSVFAGVGERTREGNDLYHEMKEAGVLAKTAMVFGQMNEAPGPRARVALTGLTMAEHFRDREKKDVLFFVDNIFRFTQAGSEISALLGRIPSAVGYQPTLATDMGALQERITSTKDGSITSVQAVYVPADDLTDPAPATTFSHLDSTVVLNRSIAELGIYPAVDPLDSTSTVLDPNVVGQEHYDVARNVQKILQKYKELQDIIAILGMDELSEEDKRTVGRARRIQKFLSQPFFVAEQFTGTPGVYAKLSDTITGFKKIIDGEMDHIPESFFMYKESSDAVMNAFEASKK
- the atpC gene encoding ATP synthase F1 subunit epsilon; translation: MKLKVLSFSGESFSHDTVLSVTIMTKSGEITVLNRHSPMIASIEPCVLYTVFKDENGMSQREDFAVGSGVIEVHNSSVKIMADMLIDVEEVDLDQAEIAKQRAIELMEKYKHSKDQVDMEKFIEAEDMLLKSIAQLKLYDLKR
- a CDS encoding BspA family leucine-rich repeat surface protein, yielding MFKLTKQAFTLVELIVVITILAILGTIGFISLQGYSLSARESTRISDLATIQRALEFFQTTEGYYPEPTDFIEVTYSGSLAWKQGIFGDDTRNTVQRISETPTDPLLNSPYAYSTTNTRQEYELGAISESPFSAYNIGINKANAANTFFVNVVGNYNREIVAVEQSEFVYILGVPTIITSEINDVTIEQIYTNQSFSIKNSKSLPGNFENILPEGQTLKDGNSFTPGVVVGTTAPLLFGGPLQALSNSNTKQILGENIVSYYTNSNIGQQRTYDSIRNTIAGKEVQLVERILLHNKSGIDTQGLIANSATPSETVSPPVVDTECFNPSNIGIVGTWDGCNGLLIVDRSLLNQVVAYDTNNTNPAVVVGGTTFRTFLPNGVFTGQITDFSKVFQSNLTFNNDISYWNTSSGVNFEFMFDGAKAFNQNIGSWKMNNATSLLAMFRGASVFNQNLNSWNISNVYRIGSMFAGASVFNEPLNNWDTVSFSGSSAVNYTFDNATKFNQPLSNWKMQNVTSLFGTFKGPSDFNQDISGWNTSNITNMGATFRNNQSFVQNLSTWCVTKVAIKPSNFDENTHSGFLNNASIQPQWGTCP